The Anopheles gambiae chromosome 2, idAnoGambNW_F1_1, whole genome shotgun sequence genomic sequence tccctTGACATGCCATGCAGGTCTACCGGCAAGATCAACGCTTTGCGATAATGGCCTGGTAAGCTTCGGCAGGATGAGATGTAAGTGTTATAACACAGAATAAAACAGCCACTGCACATTTGATTATGATGTGCACCACACTACCCTTCATTCAGAGCGACTGGTTTGAGGCCGCTGTGATTGTGACCAACAATCAGCAAAAACGGTGCATGTGCAAAATGGCGTCACAGTATCGATAGGTAAGCGATCAACTGGAAAGTATTTCATTTGCAGTACAAAGGATTTGTGTGGCTAATTGAATACAATAGCTAAAAGCAAGACGCTGGCAGAGTGCGGCTCTGGGGTGTAATCTAAAGCCGCGCACTTCCTACTCGATTAGAGTGGTGCGCAGAatgagaaaaataacaaggcaatCAAGAAGCTTCCATCGTTACACCTAACCTTCTGTTTCTTGGTGGACAGGCAGCACTTCGAATGGTTCGCAATCCTTGACCCAGGATGTCATGTTTTCTTTTACAAAAATTGATATTGCGTCTGAAGCCAGTTTGCAGTGTATCAGTCCCGAATATGAGCTCCTTCCATATCACCGATCGTCGACCGCGCGCTGTTGATACCGCCGCAGTGACGATCAGAGCCCTAGAAGATGGTGCGAGGCGCCAGTGTCGGGGCCTTTTTCGAGACGAAACGATGAAAAGCGCGTACGCGAGATGCCGCACGGGCAGAATCTAATGCGGAAGCAAAATTGTGTCGacataaaaaaggcaaaatacAATACACTTCAAATCACAGCCGCGCGGGATCTGATTCAATGAGAGCGAGGGGCTCTGTCTTGGAGCTTGGGCAGTAACACGGCAGTACGATCGCGATACGAGCAAGCACGTACGACCGGGCCAATACGCGCATTTACGTTTCACTTTCGTTGACGGACCTTTTTTCGGGCCCTACCGTGATAAATCGAACAGATAAGGCGCCAGAGGTCACCGCAGTTCATTATTTAAATCTACTGCTCGAGCAGCCGTCACATTTCACCTGCCATCAGCTGCCAAGCACATGTTCACGCAGCATGGTCAGCAGGCCCCCGTGCGTAATCAGAAATTCAGAAGTTACAGCAATTTTTCGGTACGATGTACGTTGTGCGATCGGCTTTTAATGGGTAGAAAATGGCACGCTTAACTCACTAAGTATTCGAATCCACTGGTTTTCTTTGGCATCCTCGCCGGATCGCTGCTCTAAGCCGAGATAGTAAAATATCGTATTTAGCGCACTGGTTCTTCTCTTCAACGGTTTCCGTGGTTCAGTATCGGAGGTGGTCGGAATAACCGTCTCTGGACTGTAGAACGCAACCATTTCGGGCATGTTGGCGGACAAATGCAGTTCGGAGCGTTTCTGTCTCGCGTAAGACCATACGACGTTGATTTCACTACAATTGCTCACTGCGCTCAACCTAACAGCTGCACTGTCCAATATGTTATGAACTTCCTTCTTATTGTGCCCTCAATCAACGAGGGCCCCAAGAAGAACTTACTATCACAGACCGCACACTTGTCGACTCGCAGCACTAGACTGAAGTCCTTAATCTATTCTTTGAGCACTTTTGATGCTTTCTTCCTCTCGCGGCCTCGACGTTAACGCACCCCGAAGCCTTATCTCTTGCAGTGGGAATATGTTAGTATTGGTCAGTTAGACTGATAACTTCACAAGCTGGGAAAAGAAATAGCTCAGCATGGCATTAAACGATCATCGATTGATGCGCCCTTCATTCACAAACACCAGCAAGACCTGTTACcatcattgaaatagtgcagaAGAGGGCCACTAGTCAACGATCGGGTACAACAGCATAGAAGTAAGAAAATATGTGATGTTCCCATGTGATTCCATTTCGTTTGCTGTACACAGTGTAATAGGGAAAAGTAAGTTTTACCAAAATAGGATTCATATTTTCAatgccttttttcttttaaattcatttaaattatCTTGACAAAATTAGGccttttttaaggaaaaactCACATCGTGTTTTTTCCGCAATCAACGCCTTCAGGTTAACTGCGCTCAGTTTTGAttgaaacaatatttattGGTAATTtctttattaaacaaaaatataactcAATCTTTATTGAATATGGTCCAGGCAAGGTGGTAATTGCATAGTTTTTGGTTTTACTATTTAATATTACAATAATAAATTCCTTATCGTTTCTTTAACTGTTTCTTCTAGATAGTTTGCGATGGTTTGTTGCGTTGctattccattttttgtgGACAAAATCACGACAAATTactttttctttacttttctGAAACATCAATTATAATCCTACTTGACGTCAAACTATTCCTTCAacccttttcttttccttatACGTGCAGAAAGTGTTGTCTTTCATACCTCCAATTCAATAAAGAGTTTTGAATCCAACGTGTTTGATAacatacagtggagcgccgtttatccgggcttctcgggacttgaactcatccggatatgcgaataacacggataatgagtcaaatgttatattttatcaccaattcctgattattttttggaaaacaatCTTATTtcttgataaaaataaaccagttttaattaacttcatgtttttcccatAAGATTATATGAAATTTGCTTGAATTATCGTgtcttttgttatgacaatgtgcttttttaaccgctttttcaaatatcctcctcataacgcaatgtaaCCATTgcgaactgtcatttctcaacaacacggataaacggacagccggataaaaggtactcggataaacggcgctccactgtattccAATAACAAACTTTTACTTTTCTGAAACATCAATTATAATCCTACTTGACGTCAAACTATTCCTTCAACCCCATTCTTTTCTTTGTACGTGCAGAAAGTGTTTCATACTTTCACATGTATAAAGAGTTTTGAATCCAACGTGTTTGGTAGCATATTTACATTCCGAATTCCAACTGCATTGTTGGTTGTCAAAAATGCAGGGCCGGTGACATcgtgaataaatatttaaaaaaaaactaacttaTAGTCGATGAAGATATTTTATTTCGATCCTACTATTGGTCAGACAATAAACTTGGATAGCGAAGAAATGTCCCAAATCTCGTTCGACTTGATTTGGCGattaaatattgcaaaaaGCTTACTATTTTCAGAGGATGTTCAAGATGTGTATAAGAACCCTGTACTTCATTTGACTTTCAGCATCGCTGCTGTCAGTCTTGCCCTCTCCTAAACATTGCGATATTTTTCTGTACGTCCTCCATCAACAAGAATGGCTTCGATGTCGACGACAATTTAGTGCTACTAACGAATCCGAGAAGAACGCAAAGCAATTTTTAACTGTAGTGctcaaaaaacaaacttccGTTAAATGTGAGTAATACTCGATTATGGTGTGCTTTCGTCGCTAGAGTACGCAAACCACGGTTTACCATCAATGAGAATGGAGGAGACAGACAGGCTCAGTGGATCAGCGGGGGCTTGTGGGCAGAGCTCGGCTGGACGGGCAAACACAAGCAGAATATCAAAAGCGGCCACTACCCCACGCACGTCAACGGCAGATGGACTTTGCCGGTTCAATTGGTTTCCATCCCTGCGAAGAAAGCGTTCCTCGTCAACAACTGTTGTGGTGGCCACAGCCCACAGCAAGAAGAACGATGGAGCAGGAACTGTCAAGGAAGAATTGTTTACCGCCAGCGATGAAAACAATCACGACAGCCAAGCAGAAGGGGGTAGCGTGTTTTACACGCTACGAAAACGGTTCCAGAAGAAATTTACCTCGGTCAAAGTGAAAGCCTTTGAGCCGAATGTGGCCGGTACGTTGGGTGGCGCAGGCACTCCAAATTCTACCACCTCCAACACGAACTACAATGACTCAAGCCACTGTACTGGCACGGCAGGGGAACGACTTCCAAGCGATACCTGCGTGAACGGAAATGATTTTGCACGGATCGTCATTGAACGGCATAGTCAAAACCCTATCCGGTTTTCGTCACCCAATGCTAACTTACCTGTGATAATCAACAGTAGAGATACTGAACCAAATACGGGGGAAGACCGAAGACCCCTATCAGTAACCGCCCCATCCGCTGCCACATCCGAACCTAGCACCTCCGAATTGGACGATATGATGGCGCAAATGCGTATCGATCTGCTACAGTATGGATGGTATTGGGGCAAACTTACGCGTTTAGCGGCACAGAAAAGGCTAGCCCAACAAGTGAATGGAACATTTTTGGTACGAGATTCGCAAACCGAAAAATACCAGTTTACAGTGAGTTTTCGAAGCTTCGGAATAACCTTGCACTGTCGTATAGactttgaaaataattactGGTAAGACCAAACTCTTCATTTGAACATCGACATGATaaccaaagaaaaaatacaaacgatCTACGATTTTCAGGTCTTTTTCTGGCTTAGCGACACCCACGACGTACAAAACGATGGTGGATTTGATACAGGATACTATGAAGAAGTCCGAGTATGGGGTAATAGGTTATGTAAAGCAAGACACAACGTTAATGCCTCCGTTTCCTGTGCGACTGACTAGGCCAATCAATCGATTCTACGAAGTTTCATCCCTGCAGCATTTATGCCGGTTCATTATACGGCAAAAAATTGATGCCAAATCCACCAACGAACTGCCACTACCGGAAAAGCTGAAAAAATATGTAGAGGAAAACTTCTATGATCTCTAGTTAGGCATAGTTCCGTACTGCAAGAACAAACATTGACACAAGGCGTCTACCAGTGAAATCTCAATAAGTTAAGATTGGAGCGATTGTAGAAGTGGTCTAAATGCGCTAGAGGATGTTTATTTGAAGGAGAAAATATAAACCACGTTTGCAATGCATACATGCATGCACGTGTGCAACGCGAATGCAACAGTGCACTAGAACGCACAATCTTTCCGACATGCTCACGTAACTTTGGACTGTTGCATCAATCATAACGGCAAGCAATGTTACACAGAACCGTTTGTTCGCCACAGCAATTAATAAGTAGACAAATTTCAACATGAAAATGATGAATTTCTTTATCATTACTTTCCTTCTCAAATGGAAATACACAATTTGTACATAGCTAGTTGGCTTCGTCACGATTGTATCACCAAAGATAAGCAGAACGAATTAATCGACTATACAATAAAAACAGTTCCAATGCAAGAACAATCATGTGCGACTAAATGCTCTGTCTGATGATTCAAAATGACTCGTAACCGTATTTGAAGCCTTTGAGTTCACATGTTCATGGTGCTTCTTTTCATTATTACTTCCAAATTGCGTTCCATGCGCTTTATTTTGTAAtggtttttgttctttctgtCACAAATGCTTTTACATTCAcatgaaatggtttttattaattttattcctGAGCCAAGTGATTTGGTATGTTGTATTTTAG encodes the following:
- the LOC5667355 gene encoding cytokine-inducible SH2-containing protein, producing the protein MRMEETDRLSGSAGACGQSSAGRANTSRISKAATTPRTSTADGLCRFNWFPSLRRKRSSSTTVVVATAHSKKNDGAGTVKEELFTASDENNHDSQAEGGSVFYTLRKRFQKKFTSVKVKAFEPNVAGTLGGAGTPNSTTSNTNYNDSSHCTGTAGERLPSDTCVNGNDFARIVIERHSQNPIRFSSPNANLPVIINSRDTEPNTGEDRRPLSVTAPSAATSEPSTSELDDMMAQMRIDLLQYGWYWGKLTRLAAQKRLAQQVNGTFLVRDSQTEKYQFTVSFRSFGITLHCRIDFENNYWSFSGLATPTTYKTMVDLIQDTMKKSEYGVIGYVKQDTTLMPPFPVRLTRPINRFYEVSSLQHLCRFIIRQKIDAKSTNELPLPEKLKKYVEENFYDL